A single region of the Deltaproteobacteria bacterium genome encodes:
- a CDS encoding aldehyde dehydrogenase family protein — protein MWDEPAIDEAVLRARAAFPAWRDAGFEARAAVLRRFRDIAKARQEALALLIAREVGKALWDARGEAALIAPKVDVTLDDGMRFVAPIEAGPTARAVFHPRGVLAVLGPFNFPAHLPNGHIVPALVTGNCVVFKPSDLAPAVGEWLMRALRDAGLPRGVFELVQGRAPAGQALALHPHVDGILFTGSWNVGRALTQATLDQPGKILALEMGGKNAMIVWRDADLRLAAAEAALSIAATTGQRCSCLSRVFVHREIEAEFTERLVRVLSGMKIGPPLEPGVFMGPLVSRAAFDKVMRYRGLASDAGGERIFRGEIARIAPYVAPALTRFGSAAQTHAYQREEIFGPEAALYAVTDLDEAIAAVNDSDFGLAASVMTRERKHFEHCAGRIQTGILNWNRGTIGASGKLPFGGGKKSGNHRPAAVLATLYCTEPQSMTLNEQPFDAKSLPPGVPEP, from the coding sequence ATCTGGGACGAGCCCGCGATCGACGAGGCGGTCCTGCGCGCGCGCGCCGCGTTTCCCGCGTGGCGCGACGCGGGCTTCGAGGCGCGCGCCGCAGTGCTGCGCCGCTTCCGCGACATCGCGAAGGCGCGGCAGGAAGCGCTCGCGCTGCTGATCGCGCGCGAAGTCGGCAAGGCGCTCTGGGACGCGCGCGGTGAGGCGGCGCTGATCGCGCCCAAGGTCGACGTCACGCTCGACGACGGCATGCGCTTCGTGGCGCCGATCGAGGCGGGCCCGACGGCGCGCGCCGTGTTCCACCCGCGCGGCGTGCTCGCGGTGCTCGGCCCGTTCAACTTCCCCGCGCATCTCCCGAACGGCCACATCGTGCCCGCACTCGTTACGGGGAACTGCGTCGTGTTCAAGCCGAGCGACCTCGCGCCCGCGGTCGGCGAGTGGCTGATGCGCGCACTGCGCGACGCCGGCCTGCCGCGCGGCGTCTTCGAGCTCGTGCAGGGCCGCGCACCCGCCGGCCAAGCGCTCGCGCTCCACCCGCACGTCGACGGGATTCTCTTCACCGGCTCGTGGAACGTCGGCCGAGCGCTCACGCAGGCCACGCTCGATCAGCCCGGCAAGATTCTCGCGCTCGAGATGGGCGGCAAGAACGCGATGATCGTGTGGCGCGACGCCGATCTGCGCCTCGCCGCCGCCGAGGCCGCGCTCTCGATCGCCGCCACGACAGGCCAGCGCTGCTCGTGCCTCTCGCGCGTGTTCGTGCATCGCGAAATCGAAGCGGAGTTCACCGAGCGACTCGTGCGCGTGCTCTCCGGCATGAAGATCGGCCCGCCGCTCGAGCCCGGCGTGTTCATGGGCCCCCTCGTCTCGCGCGCCGCCTTCGACAAAGTGATGCGCTACCGCGGTCTCGCGAGCGACGCCGGCGGCGAGCGCATCTTCCGCGGCGAGATCGCGCGCATCGCTCCCTACGTCGCTCCCGCGCTCACGCGCTTTGGCTCCGCCGCGCAGACGCACGCGTACCAACGCGAAGAGATCTTCGGCCCGGAAGCCGCGCTCTACGCCGTAACAGATCTCGACGAAGCGATCGCCGCCGTGAACGACTCCGACTTCGGCCTCGCCGCCTCCGTGATGACGCGCGAGCGCAAGCACTTCGAGCACTGCGCGGGCCGCATCCAGACCGGCATTCTCAACTGGAACCGCGGCACGATCGGCGCGAGCGGCAAGCTCCCCTTCGGCGGCGGCAAGAAGAGCGGCAACCACCGCCCCGCCGCCGTCCTCGCCACGCTCTACTGCACCGAACCCCAGTCCATGACGCTGAACGAGCAGCCGTTCGACGCAAAGAGCCTCCCGCCCGGCGTACCCGAGCCGTAA
- a CDS encoding arginine N-succinyltransferase → MLILRPVNEGDLDDLVALAKLLDSMNLPADPQFLVERIALSGRSFRSARGEDSLDWREAIYMFALEDLDAKKTIGTSLIMAKHGRPGRPYYWLEVSTEERRSPELDKRFLHKKLRLQSTTDGPTEIGGLVIDPAYRHHPRKAGKALSIVRFAYMAAHPRRFEKQVIAEMLSRFDAPGKNRLWDAFGAKFTGLDFRTADHLSAKTKQFIADLFPVDPVYVALFPEETQKIIGQPNETAKAAVAILEKIGFFPMNQVDPFDGGPYYGAARDAIVSVRERRELVLPGVPRGSQGTKNANLALLSTEAGGRFRATVVPVDAEGAPLVSADVREALAVKSGERVHVTPLP, encoded by the coding sequence ATGTTGATTCTCAGGCCCGTGAACGAGGGCGATCTCGACGATCTCGTCGCCCTCGCCAAGCTGCTCGACTCGATGAACTTGCCGGCCGACCCGCAGTTCCTCGTCGAGCGCATCGCGCTCAGCGGCCGCTCGTTCCGCTCGGCGCGCGGCGAAGACTCGCTCGACTGGCGCGAGGCGATCTACATGTTCGCGCTCGAAGACCTCGACGCGAAGAAGACGATCGGCACCTCGCTGATCATGGCGAAGCACGGCCGTCCGGGTCGCCCTTATTATTGGCTCGAGGTCTCGACCGAGGAGCGCCGCAGCCCCGAGCTCGACAAGCGCTTCCTGCACAAGAAGCTGCGCTTGCAGTCCACCACCGATGGCCCCACCGAGATCGGCGGCCTCGTGATCGACCCGGCGTATCGCCACCACCCGCGCAAGGCGGGCAAGGCGCTCTCGATCGTGCGCTTCGCCTACATGGCCGCGCACCCGCGACGCTTCGAGAAGCAGGTGATCGCCGAGATGCTCTCGCGCTTCGACGCGCCGGGGAAGAATCGGCTCTGGGACGCATTCGGCGCGAAGTTCACCGGCCTCGACTTCCGCACCGCGGACCATCTTTCGGCCAAGACGAAGCAGTTCATCGCGGATCTCTTCCCGGTGGACCCGGTCTACGTCGCGCTGTTCCCCGAAGAGACGCAGAAGATCATCGGGCAGCCGAACGAAACCGCGAAGGCGGCCGTCGCGATCCTCGAGAAGATCGGCTTTTTCCCGATGAACCAAGTCGACCCGTTCGACGGCGGCCCTTATTACGGCGCGGCGCGCGACGCGATCGTGTCGGTACGGGAGCGCCGCGAGCTCGTGCTGCCCGGCGTGCCGCGCGGCTCACAGGGCACGAAGAACGCGAACCTCGCGCTGCTCTCGACCGAGGCCGGCGGCCGCTTCCGCGCCACCGTGGTGCCGGTCGACGCCGAGGGCGCGCCGCTCGTGTCCGCCGACGTGCGCGAAGCCCTCGCAGTCAAGAGCGGCGAGCGCGTGCACGTGACTCCGCTCCCCTAA
- a CDS encoding aminotransferase class III-fold pyridoxal phosphate-dependent enzyme codes for MPTPEASLEAVSNSAAVKAAARALVDAVQREIAARPLDAEGYAAAMQQLADVRGRPLFYPLVLSGLGEGARVRLANGRSVLDFIGGIGVYAFGHSERDLLESAVIAAARDIVFQGNLAPGLEQLHLARLLLSHASPRLAHAWLSLSGAMANEDAIKMIWQKHYPAHFVIAFENAFAGRTTTMAELTDKPGFREGLPLRGNVLYVPFFDPRVEGGTQRSLAVLDAHLKRYPCQVAGMLFELVQGEGGFNTAPREFFVALMERCRAAKIAVWVDEVQTFARTGELFAHKTLGLEQYVDLVTVGKVLQGSAVLYTKDYNPREGLVAGTYAGATVGMTVGARIIEKLAGEGFLGANWRVAGIARRVEARFVSLAARMPNAVGARSGIGAMQAFTPFDGAPATVNAILKAAFDEGVIVFGAGKDPMKIRMLLPVNVTDEELDAGFAALERAMRRVANEKGLAC; via the coding sequence ATGCCGACCCCGGAAGCCTCACTCGAAGCCGTCTCGAACTCCGCCGCCGTGAAGGCTGCCGCGCGTGCGCTGGTGGACGCGGTGCAGCGCGAGATCGCCGCGCGCCCGCTCGACGCGGAGGGCTACGCGGCCGCGATGCAGCAGCTCGCCGACGTGCGCGGGCGCCCCCTCTTCTATCCCCTCGTGCTCTCCGGCCTCGGCGAAGGCGCGCGCGTGCGCCTCGCGAACGGCCGGAGCGTGCTCGACTTCATCGGCGGCATCGGCGTCTACGCGTTCGGCCATTCCGAGCGCGACCTGCTCGAGAGCGCGGTGATCGCGGCCGCCCGCGACATCGTGTTTCAGGGCAACCTCGCGCCGGGCCTCGAGCAGCTGCACCTCGCGCGCTTGTTGTTGAGCCACGCGTCGCCGCGGCTTGCTCACGCTTGGCTCTCGCTCTCGGGCGCGATGGCGAACGAGGACGCGATCAAGATGATCTGGCAGAAGCATTACCCGGCGCACTTCGTCATCGCGTTCGAGAACGCCTTCGCGGGCCGCACCACGACGATGGCCGAGCTGACCGACAAGCCCGGCTTCCGCGAGGGCCTGCCGCTTCGAGGCAACGTGCTTTACGTGCCGTTCTTCGATCCGCGCGTGGAAGGCGGTACGCAGCGTTCGCTCGCGGTGCTCGACGCGCACTTGAAGCGCTACCCGTGTCAGGTCGCAGGCATGCTGTTCGAGCTCGTCCAGGGGGAAGGCGGCTTCAACACCGCGCCGCGTGAGTTCTTCGTCGCGCTGATGGAACGCTGCCGCGCGGCGAAGATCGCGGTGTGGGTCGACGAGGTGCAGACCTTCGCGCGCACGGGCGAGCTGTTCGCGCACAAGACGCTCGGGCTCGAGCAGTACGTCGATCTCGTCACGGTCGGGAAGGTCCTGCAGGGCAGCGCAGTCCTCTACACGAAGGACTACAACCCACGCGAAGGACTCGTCGCGGGCACCTACGCCGGCGCGACAGTGGGCATGACCGTCGGCGCGCGCATCATCGAGAAGCTCGCGGGCGAGGGATTCCTCGGCGCGAACTGGCGCGTCGCCGGCATCGCGCGGCGCGTCGAGGCTCGCTTCGTGTCGCTCGCGGCGCGCATGCCGAACGCGGTAGGCGCGCGCAGCGGAATCGGCGCGATGCAGGCGTTCACTCCGTTCGACGGCGCGCCCGCGACCGTGAACGCGATTCTCAAAGCCGCATTCGACGAAGGCGTGATCGTGTTCGGCGCCGGCAAGGATCCGATGAAGATCCGCATGCTGCTGCCGGTGAACGTGACTGATGAAGAGCTCGACGCGGGCTTCGCTGCGCTCGAGCGCGCGATGCGGCGCGTCGCGAACGAGAAGGGACTCGCATGTTGA
- a CDS encoding endonuclease/exonuclease/phosphatase family protein: MSAELENPRRRRETLRRERTHHIARKQALQATVPYLAVVRAPRHPRAGREMGREFTVATYNVHRWSGLNGASTPDAARAGFVISELGADVIALQEVLRPFEGDDPLERIADALHLHVAFATARVHRLGELGNAILSRWPITSVFTLDLTFSNVERRSAVAAQFTTDNGPVAIVATHLALVDRTRRQQVDQLLGHPRLQGPVVLLGDMNAWRRCKATKALDAELGGGAEFPRTFPAASPLLALDRIYARGADVSEIAAHKTPAAKRASDHLPVVARVKLGRE; encoded by the coding sequence ATGTCCGCAGAGCTCGAAAACCCGCGCCGCCGCCGCGAGACGCTGCGCCGCGAGCGCACGCACCACATCGCGCGCAAGCAGGCCCTGCAGGCCACCGTGCCCTACCTCGCGGTGGTGCGCGCGCCGCGTCACCCGCGCGCAGGCCGCGAGATGGGCCGCGAGTTCACGGTCGCCACCTACAACGTGCACCGCTGGTCGGGCCTCAACGGCGCGAGCACGCCCGACGCCGCGCGCGCCGGGTTCGTGATCAGCGAGCTCGGCGCGGATGTGATCGCGCTGCAAGAAGTTCTCAGACCGTTCGAGGGCGACGATCCGCTCGAACGCATCGCCGACGCGCTGCACCTGCACGTCGCGTTCGCGACGGCGCGCGTGCATCGGCTCGGGGAGCTCGGCAACGCGATCCTCTCGCGCTGGCCGATCACCAGCGTGTTCACGCTCGACCTCACGTTCTCGAACGTCGAGCGCCGCTCCGCCGTGGCCGCGCAGTTCACCACCGACAACGGGCCCGTCGCGATCGTGGCGACCCACCTCGCGCTCGTGGACCGCACGCGCCGGCAGCAGGTCGATCAGCTGCTCGGCCATCCGCGCCTGCAGGGGCCCGTCGTGTTGTTAGGCGACATGAACGCGTGGCGGCGCTGCAAGGCCACGAAGGCGCTCGACGCCGAGCTCGGCGGCGGGGCCGAGTTCCCGCGCACGTTCCCCGCCGCGAGCCCACTGCTCGCGCTCGATCGCATCTACGCGCGCGGCGCCGACGTGAGCGAGATCGCCGCGCACAAGACGCCCGCGGCGAAGCGCGCGTCGGACCATCTGCCCGTCGTCGCGAGAGTGAAGCTCGGGCGCGAGTGA
- a CDS encoding transcriptional repressor, producing the protein MANELEQKALASYLEDHNLKHTKQREAILDVFLETRGHITAESLFNKVREAHPGVGFTTVYRTMKLLCDAGLAIERHFDDGVARYEIEHEHHDHLVCTRCGKIVEFECAMIEQAQEEIGKRYGFRLLRHRHELYGHCPECQKRERPLR; encoded by the coding sequence ATGGCGAACGAGCTCGAGCAGAAGGCCCTCGCGAGCTACCTCGAGGACCACAACCTCAAGCACACGAAGCAGCGCGAGGCGATCCTCGACGTCTTCCTCGAGACGCGCGGCCACATCACCGCCGAGTCGCTCTTCAACAAAGTGCGCGAGGCGCACCCGGGCGTCGGCTTCACCACCGTCTACCGCACGATGAAGCTGCTGTGCGACGCCGGCCTCGCGATCGAGCGCCACTTCGACGACGGCGTCGCGCGCTACGAAATCGAGCACGAGCACCACGACCATCTCGTGTGCACGCGCTGCGGCAAGATCGTCGAGTTCGAGTGCGCGATGATCGAGCAGGCGCAGGAAGAGATCGGCAAGCGCTACGGCTTCCGCTTGTTACGGCACCGCCACGAGCTCTACGGCCATTGTCCCGAGTGCCAGAAGCGCGAACGACCTCTGCGGTGA
- a CDS encoding methyltransferase domain-containing protein, which translates to MMGPNALWLMEALCAALALEPGMRVLDLGCGKAISSIFLAREFGVRVWAADLWIAPTDNLARIEQAGVSDLVFPLRAEAHDLPFAERYFDAVVSVDAYHYFGTADLYFAQHVAPIVKPGGQFGIVVPGVAAELTEAPPRLTPYWDPAFSSFHSPEWWRGNISRSGRATVTTADRLPEAWRDWLSWQEVCAEAGMRPEAARREAEMLRADAGELLGFTRLVARVT; encoded by the coding sequence ATGATGGGGCCGAACGCGCTGTGGCTGATGGAAGCGCTGTGCGCGGCGCTCGCGCTCGAGCCGGGCATGCGCGTACTCGACCTCGGTTGTGGCAAGGCGATCTCGTCGATCTTCCTCGCCCGAGAGTTCGGCGTACGCGTGTGGGCCGCAGACTTGTGGATCGCACCGACCGACAACCTTGCACGCATCGAGCAGGCTGGCGTTTCGGATCTCGTGTTCCCGCTGCGCGCCGAAGCGCACGACCTGCCCTTCGCGGAGCGCTACTTCGACGCGGTCGTGAGCGTCGACGCGTATCACTATTTCGGCACCGCGGATCTCTACTTCGCGCAGCACGTGGCGCCCATCGTCAAGCCGGGCGGCCAGTTCGGAATCGTCGTCCCCGGTGTCGCCGCGGAGCTGACCGAAGCTCCGCCGCGCCTCACCCCGTACTGGGATCCCGCCTTCTCGAGCTTTCACAGCCCTGAGTGGTGGCGCGGAAACATCTCGCGCAGCGGGCGCGCGACCGTCACGACGGCCGACCGCCTGCCAGAGGCGTGGCGCGACTGGCTGTCGTGGCAAGAGGTGTGCGCCGAGGCGGGGATGCGACCCGAGGCCGCGCGACGTGAGGCGGAGATGCTGCGCGCGGACGCCGGCGAGCTGCTCGGCTTCACGCGCCTGGTCGCGCGCGTGACCTGA